The following proteins come from a genomic window of Salvia hispanica cultivar TCC Black 2014 chromosome 4, UniMelb_Shisp_WGS_1.0, whole genome shotgun sequence:
- the LOC125218804 gene encoding uncharacterized protein At5g19025, whose protein sequence is MRHLHHSITAMAPSSSLKKTPIPKTPAPHHHHHPNSPNCPSLCRHSPSATLDLLIFILVLFSGAFLIVSCFSYLFQSLSLILPPFSTVAAHFHRHLASNPQAQLIFFTLFALSFVGFVIFFEICCGHRSRRCERKGCRGLKKAMEFDLQLQGDELLRSGNKAVRDVNELPWKGGVEDNPDYECLRAELRKMAPPNGRAVLLFRDKCGCPVAKLEGWGPKRGRRHKKSLSLNGGGDQR, encoded by the exons ATGCGCCATCTCCACCACTCCATCACCGCCATGGCCCCTTCCTCCTCCCTCAAAAAAACCCCAATTCCCAAAACCCCCGCCcctcaccaccaccaccacccgAATTCCCCAAATTGCCCCTCCCTCTGCCGCCACTCCCCCTCCGCCACCCTCGACCTCCTCATCTTCATCCTCGTCCTCTTCTCCGGGGCCTTCCTCATCGTCTCCTGCTTCTCCTACCTCTTCCAGTCCCTCTCTCTCATCCTGCCCCCTTTCTCCACCGTCGCCGCGCATTTCCACCGCCATCTCGCCTCCAATCCGCAGGCGCAGCTCATCTTCTTCACGCTATTCGCCCTCTCCTTCGTCGGATTCGTGATCTTCTTCGAGATCTGCTGCGGCCACAGATCGAGGAGGTGCGAGAGGAAAGGGTGCAGAGGGCTGAAGAAGGCGATGGAGTTCGATTTGCAGCTGCAAGGCGATGAGCTGCTCCGCTCCGGCAATAAGGCTGTGAGAGACGTCAATGAGCTGCCGTGGAAAGGCGGCGTTGAGGATAACCCTGATTACGAGTGCCTGCGGGCGGAGCTGAGGAAGATGGCGCCGCCTAACGGCCGCGCTGTGCTGCTCTTCCGCGACAAATGCGGCTGCCCCGTCGCCAAACTCGAAGGATGGGGGCCGAAACGCGGCCGGCGCCACAAGAA GAGTCTGTCTCTTAATGGTGGAGGAGATCAAAGGTGA
- the LOC125223519 gene encoding mediator of RNA polymerase II transcription subunit 33A-like: MAMEVSCSTIWDTILVQTKVAQDKGSDPLLWSIQISSNLSSAGITLPCVELANHLVSHICWENNVPIAWKFLEKALALKIVPPFLVLGLLSQRVIPYRGSCPAAFRLYLELIKRHAFSLKEYTDLPNYEKTMFSLDEILQLSHLFGLQANEASVLLVLFIFSIVWQLVDAALDDEGLLQLAEMEPRWPVKPQDMEVDNVPGIFEGKRKEYNERLRAVNTVFAIELLGEFLQNKITSRILHLAGQNMCTHWKNFTQRMELLVENSSFLRNSKTIRPEALLQFLSDTQRSNHHHFKPSLVQEFHPTLQSRPLINYAGLCLGTSRSALWLPLDMLLEDAMDGSQVNATSAVEIITGLVKSLQATNAASWDEIFLGLWMAALRLVQRERDPIEGPVPRLDTRLSMLLSITTLIVADLVGEEESAAMDEIGYGFGAEHHVPGKRRKDLIFSLQNLQDYQSLLTPPQSVILSANQAAAKAMLFVSGINASAYFECISTMDMPVNCSGSLYHLIVESCIARNLLDTSAYLWPGYVNGRINQLPRNVPTQVGWSSFMKGAPLTPMMISALVSTPASSFAEIEKIFEIATKGSSDERTAAASVLCGASLIRGWSIQEHILYFITRLLSPPVPVDYSGSESHLIACAPMLNILLVGISPVDCVQIFSIHGLVPELAGSLMTICEVFGSCVPNISWTLTTGEEISAHVVFSNAFALLLKLWRFNHPPIEYGVGDVPPVGSQLTPEYLLLVRNSYLVSSGNLLKDPNRRRLAQVASSTSSKPIFVDSFPKLKVWYRQHLSCIASPLTGLVNGTPVLHTVDTLLNMMFRNINRGNQTVTIVSSGSSSSSGPGSEDGYLRPKLPAWDILEAVPFVADAALTACAHGRLSPRELCTGLKDLADYLPATLATIVSYFSAEVTRGVWKTVFMNGTDWPSPAANLSNVEEQIKKILAATGVDIPSLAAGGSSPAALPLPLAAFVSLTITYKLDKASQRFLDLAGPALESLAAGCPWPCMPIVASLWTQKAKRWSDFLVFSASRTVFLHSNDAVVQLLRSCFSAILGFNSSCSISSNGGIGALLGHGFGSHFNGGISAVAPGILYLRVHRSIRDIMFLREEIVSLLMQTVQDIVHGGLPGRPNSGKNHGGGSSLAAVLTKVKLAASLGASVVFLTGGLGLVQSLIKETLPSWFMSMNQGGERGGMLPMLRGYALAYLAALSGAFIWGVDSSASSAASKRRPKILGCHMEFVASALDGKISLGCDRATWRAYVSGFLSLVVRCMPTWIQDLDVELLRRLSKGLRRWHEAELALALLGAGGVGVMGSAAELVVESEL, encoded by the exons ATGGCAATGGAGGTGAGCTGCAGCACCATTTGGGACACTATTTTGGTGCAAACTAAGGTGGCCCAAGACAAGGGCAGTGACCCATTGCTGTGGTCAATCCAAATCTCCTCCAATTTGAGCTCTGCTGGAATCACTCTGCCTTGTGTTGAATTGGCCAACCATTTGGTTTCTCACATTTGTTGGGAAAACAATGTGCCCATTGCTTGGAAATTCTTGGAGAAGGCATTAGCTCTCAAGATTGTGCCTCCCTTTCTTGTTCTTGGATTGCTTTCGCAAAG AGTGATCCCGTATCGAGGTTCTTGTCCAGCAGCGTTTAGGTTATACCTGGAACTCATCAAACGGCATGCTTTTTCCCTGAAAGAGTACACAGATTTGCCAAACTATGAGAA GACCATGTTTTCACTGGACGAAATCCTCCAGTTATCTCACCTATTTGGCTTGCAAGCGAATGAAGCTAGTGTGCTGCTGGttctcttcatcttctctaTCGTTTGGCAGTTGGTTGACGCAGCATTGGATGATGAAGGGCTGCTTCAGCTTGCGGAGATGGAGCCTCGGTGGCCTGTCAAACCTCAAGATATGGAAGTTGATAATGTCCCCGGCATTTTTGAAGGGAAGAGGAAAGAATATAATGAGAGACTGAGAGCTGTTAATACTGTCTTTGCCATCGAGTTATTGGGGGAGTtcttacaaaataaaataacttcaAGGATTCTTCACTTGGCTGGCCAAAACAT gTGTACACATTGGAAAAACTTCACTCAGCGAATGGAACTTCTTGTTGAAAACTCCTCATTTCTGAGAAACTCGAAAACCATTAGACCCGAAGCTCTACTTCAGTTTCTATCAGACACTCAAAGAAGCAACCATCATCACTTCAAGCCAAGCTTAGTGCAGGAGTTCCATCCTACGTTACAATCCAGACCTCTCATTAACTATGCTGGCCTCTGTCTTGGAACTAGCCGGTCTGCTCTCTGGCTTCCTCTCGACATGCTTCTAGAAGATGCAATGGATGGTTCACAAGTGAACGCTACAAGTGCCGTAGAAATCATCACAG GTTTGGTTAAATCTCTTCAAGCAACTAATGCGGCCTCTTGGGATGAGATCTTTCTCGGACTTTGGATGGCTGCTCTTCGCCTTGTTCAGAGA GAGAGGGATCCCATTGAGGGGCCGGTGCCTCGACTGGATACTCGTCTGAGCATGTTGCTGTCAATCACAACTCTCATAGTTGCTGATCTTGTCGGGGAAGAGGAAAGTGCAGCCATGGATGAGATCGGATATGGTTTTGGAGCCGAGCATCACGTCCCTGGGAAACGAAGAAAGGATTTGATATTTAGTCTCCAGAATCTACAGGATTATCAGAGCTTGCTCACACCACCACAGTCAGTCATACTTTCTGCTAATCAGGCTGCTGCTAAAGCCATGCTGTTCGTTTCTGGCATTAATGCCAGTGCATACTTCGAGTGCATCAGCACAATGGACATGCCGGTTAACTGCT CTGGAAGCCTTTACCATTTAATTGTTGAGTCATGTATAGCTAGAAATCTCTTGGACACATCTGCCTATTTGTGGCCCGGTTATGTAAATGGTCGCATCAACCAGTTACCGCGCAATGTACCAACTCAAGTTGGGTGGTCATCATTTATGAAAGGGGCGCCTCTCACTCCCATGATGATCAGTGCTTTAGTCTCTACGCCTGCTTCAAG CTTTGCAGAGATTGAAAAAATCTTCGAGATAGCAACCAAAGGATCAAGTGATGAAAGGACAGCTGCTGCTTCTGTTCTTTGTGGGGCCTCGTTGATTCGTGGATGGAGCATTCAG GAGcacattctttattttataactaGATTACTATCTCCTCCGGTTCCTGTCGACTATTCTGGGAGCGAAAGCCACTTGATAGCCTGTGCTCCCATGCTCAATATTCTCCTTGTTGGAATCTCACCAGTTGACTGTGTTCAGATTTTCTCCATTCATGGCTTG GTTCCGGAGCTTGCTGGTTCATTGATGACAATATGTGAGGTCTTCGGTTCATGCGTGCCGAACATCTCATGGACCCTGACCACTGGAGAAGAAATATCAGCACATGTCGTTTTTTCAAATGCATTTGCCCTTCTTCTAAAGCTGTGGAGATTTAATCATCCTCCCATTGAGTATGGAGTAGGAGACGTGCCTCCGGTAGGATCCCAGCTCACTCCCGAATACCTGTTACTGGTACGGAATTCGTACCTAGTATCATCCGGTAACTTACTCAAGGATCCAAACCGGAGGAGGCTTGCTCAGGTAGCAAGTTCTACATCATCCAAACCCATATTTGTGGACTCGTTCCCCAAACTAAAAGTGTGGTATAGACAGCATTTGTCTTGCATAGCTTCTCCTCTCACCGGCCTCGTCAATGGGACTCCTGTTCTTCACACTGTTGATACACTACTGAACATGATGTTCCGAAATATAAACAGAGGAAACCAAACCGTGACAATTGTCTCATCCGGAAGTAGCAGCTCGTCCGGACCGGGAAGCGAGGATGGTTATCTGAGGCCTAAGTTACCTGCATGGGATATACTCGAAGCTGTCCCCTTCGTGGCTGATGCTGCTCTAACTGCGTGTGCTCATGGAAGATTGTCGCCTCGCGAACTCTGCACAG GGCTGAAAGATTTGGCTGATTATCTTCCGGCAACTTTGGCTACCATCGTGAGTTACTTCTCGGCTGAAGTGACTCGAGGAGTATGGAAGACGGTTTTCATGAACGGAACAGATTGGCCGAGTCCGGCTGCTAATCTCTCCAATGTCGAGGAACAGATCAAGAAAATATTAGCAGCCACCGGAGTCGATATCCCAAGTCTTGCTGCAG GAGGAAGTTCTCCGGCTGCACTTCCATTGCCTCTGGCGGCATTCGTGAGCCTCACCATAACCTACAAGCTCGATAAAGCCTCCCAGCGTTTTCTGGATCTGGCCGGACCAGCTCTAGAGTCCCTTGCTGCAGGCTGCCCATGGCCATGCATGCCGATAGTTGCATCTTTGTGGACTCAAAAGGCAAAGCGTTGGAGTGACTTCCTCGTCTTCTCTGCTTCTCGAACTGTCTTCCTGCACAGCAATGACGCTGTTGTTCAGCTCCTTCGGAGCTGCTTCAGTGCCATCCTTGGATTCAACAGCAGCTGCAGCATCTCAAGCAATGGTGGGATCGGAGCTCTTCTAGGCCATGGATTCGGGTCTCATTTCAATGGCGGGATCTCTGCTGTCGCCCCGGGGATCTTGTATCTGAGAGTTCACCGCTCGATCAGAGATATCATGTTCTTGAGGGAGGAGATAGTTTCGTTGCTCATGCAAACTGTGCAAGACATAGTCCACGGGGGCCTCCCGGGAAGGCCTAACAGCGGGAAGAACCATGGCGGGGGTTCTTCTCTCGCTGCAGTGTTAACGAAGGTGAAGCTAGCAGCATCGCTCGGGGCTTCTGTCGTGTTCTTAACCGGGGGGCTGGGGCTCGTGCAGTCGTTAATCAAGGAAACTCTTCCATCTTGGTTCATGTCAATGAACCAAGGAGGAGAGAGGGGTGGAATGCTCCCGATGCTCCGAGGCTACGCGCTGGCATATCTTGCTGCGCTGTCGGGAGCTTTCATCTGGGGCGTCGACTCATCAGCATCATCAGCAGCTTCAAAACGGCGGCCCAAGATCCTCGGGTGTCACATGGAGTTCGTGGCAAGTGCGCTAGACGGGAAGATTTCACTGGGGTGTGATCGAGCTACTTGGCGCGCTTATGTGTCGGGATTCCTGAGCTTGGTGGTGCGGTGCATGCCTACGTGGATACAGGACTTGGACGTCGAGCTGCTGAGGAGGCTGTCGAAGGGTCTGAGGCGGTGGCACGAGGCCGAGCTGGCCCTCGCTCTGCTCGGAGCTGGTGGAGTTGGGGTCATGGGCTCAGCAGCTGAGCTAGTTGTGGAGAGTGAGTTGTAA
- the LOC125223419 gene encoding probable serine incorporator, with the protein MSCLASCCASLTCGLCTSVASGITKRSARFAYCGLFGVSLIVSWILREVGAPLLKQFSWINTSDDLTDQWFQIQGVLRVSMANFLFFGTLALIMIGVKDQNDRRDAWHHGGWIAKMIIWALLTILMFFVPNVVIDVYGVISKFGAGCFLLVQVLILLDATHSWNDSWVAKDEQKWYIALLVVSVACYLGAFTFTGILFIWFNPSGNDCGLNIFFLVTNFILAFAFAIIALHPKVNGSLLPASVISLYCAYVCYTGLSSEPRDYACNGLHKSTAVSTSTLVLGMLTTVLSVLYSALRAGSSTTFLSSPPSSPRAGEKKPLLESGDVESGGAEARPVSYSYFFFHVIFALASMYSAMLLSGWTSDSENSDLIDVGWTSVWVRICTEWITAGLYIWSLVAPIIFPDREFY; encoded by the exons ATGTCGTGCCTGGCATCGTGCTGTGCGTCTCTGACGTGTGGATTGTGCACATCGGTGGCGTCTGGCATCACTAAGCGCTCCGCGAGATTTGCCTACTGCGGCTTGTTTGGTGTTTCCTTGATTGTTTCTTGGATCCTCAGAGAAGTCGGCGCACCTCTCCTCAAACAATTCTCCT GGATAAATACTTCCGATGACCTTACAGACCAATGGTTCCAAATACAGGGAGTTCTTCGTGTTAGCATGGCGAATTTCTTGTTCTTTGGAACATTAGCTCTCATTATGATTGGTGTGAAGGATCAGAATGACAGGCGCGATGCCTGGCATCATGGTGGATGGATTGCTAAGATGATAATTTGGGCTTTGCTCACCATCCTCATGTTCTTCGTTCCCAATGTTGTTATAGACGTATATG GAGTGATTTCAAAGTTTGGGGCCGGGTGCTTCTTATTGGTCCAGGTTTTGATATTGTTAGACGCCACACATTCGTGGAACGATTCATGGGTTGCTAAAGATGAGCAGAAGTG GTACATTGCCTTGCTCGTCGTGTCAGTGGCGTGCTACCTTGGAGCATTTACATTTACGGGGATTCTATTCATCTGGTTCAATCCTTCCGGGAACGACTGCGGCCTCAACATCTTCTTCCTAGTCACGAACTTCATTCTTGCTTTTGCTTTCGCTATCATCGCTCTGCATCCAAAG GTTAATGGCAGCCTCTTGCCTGCTTCTGTGATCTCTCTCTACTGTGCTTATGTGTGCTATACCGGTCTCTCTAGTGAACCTCGAGACTATGCCTGCAACGGTCTTCACAAGTCGACAGCCGTCTCCACGAGCACCCTCGTACTAGGGATGCTCACAACAGTGCTGTCCGTCCTATATTCTGCTCTCCGTGCTGGATCATCGACCACTTTCTTATCATCCCCTCCATCTTCGCCTCGAGCAG GTGAGAAAAAGCCTCTTCTCGAGTCGGGGGATGTGGAGTCCGGGGGTGCAGAAGCGCGACCGGTTAGTTACTCGTACTTTTTCTTCCATGTTATATTTGCGCTGGCTAGCATGTACTCGGCCATGCTTCTGTCGGGATGGACCAGCGACTCTGAGAACTCCGATCTCATTGATGTGGGTTGGACGTCGGTTTGGGTCCGAATCTGCACGGAGTGGATCACGGCTGGCTTGTACATTTGGTCCCTTGTCGCTCCTATAATCTTTCCTGATCGGGAGTTCTACTAG